The Streptomyces tendae genome has a window encoding:
- a CDS encoding AMP-dependent synthetase/ligase → MREFSLPALYEVPADGNLTDIVRRNAAQHPDVAVMARKVGGVWQDVTATTFLAEVRTAAKGLIAAGVQPGDRVALMSRTRYEWTLLDFAIWSAGAVTVPVYETSSAEQVAWILGDSGATACLVELDTHTATVESVRDRLPALKHVWQIEGGGLEELGRLGADVGDETVEERCSVAKADDPATIVYTSGTTGRPKGCVLTHRSFFAECGNIVERLRPLFRTGECSVLLFLPLAHVFGRLVQIAPMMAPIKLGCVPDIKNLTDELAAFRPTLILGVPRVFEKVYNSARAKAQGEGKGKIFDKAADTAIAWSQALDTPSGPSFGLKVRHKVFDKLVYGKLRAVLGGRGEYAISGGAPLGERLGHFFRGIGFSVLEGYGLTESCAATAFNPWDRQKIGTVGQPLPGSVVRIADDGEVLLHGEHLFKEYWNNPAATAEALADGWFHTGDIGTLDEDGYLRITGRKKEILVTAGGKNVAPAVIEDRIRAHALVAECMVVGDGRPFVGALVTIDEEFLGRWCAEHGKPAGSTAASLNQDPDLLAAIQAAVDDGNAAVSKAESVRKFRILPAQFTEESGHLTPSLKLKRNVVAKDYAHEIEAIYAK, encoded by the coding sequence TTGCGCGAGTTCAGCCTTCCGGCCCTGTACGAGGTCCCCGCGGACGGCAATCTGACCGACATCGTCCGCCGAAACGCCGCGCAGCATCCTGATGTCGCCGTCATGGCCCGCAAGGTCGGCGGAGTGTGGCAGGACGTGACGGCCACCACCTTCCTCGCGGAGGTGCGGACCGCCGCCAAGGGCCTGATCGCCGCGGGTGTGCAGCCCGGCGACCGGGTCGCCCTGATGTCCCGGACCCGTTACGAGTGGACCCTGCTGGACTTCGCGATCTGGAGCGCGGGCGCGGTCACCGTGCCGGTGTACGAGACCAGCTCGGCGGAGCAGGTGGCGTGGATCCTCGGCGACTCGGGCGCCACCGCCTGCCTCGTGGAGCTCGACACCCACACGGCGACCGTGGAGTCGGTGCGCGACCGGCTGCCCGCGCTGAAGCACGTGTGGCAGATCGAGGGCGGCGGCCTGGAGGAGCTGGGCCGCCTCGGCGCGGACGTCGGCGACGAGACGGTCGAGGAGCGCTGCTCGGTCGCCAAGGCCGACGACCCGGCGACCATCGTCTACACCTCCGGCACCACCGGCCGCCCCAAGGGCTGCGTGCTGACCCACCGCAGCTTCTTCGCCGAGTGCGGCAACATCGTGGAACGGCTGCGTCCGCTGTTCCGCACCGGTGAGTGCTCGGTGCTGCTGTTCCTGCCGCTCGCGCACGTCTTCGGCCGGCTGGTGCAGATCGCGCCCATGATGGCGCCGATCAAGCTGGGCTGCGTGCCCGACATCAAGAACCTCACCGACGAGCTGGCCGCCTTCCGGCCCACGCTGATCCTCGGTGTGCCGCGGGTGTTCGAGAAGGTCTACAACTCGGCGCGCGCCAAGGCGCAGGGCGAGGGCAAGGGCAAGATCTTCGACAAGGCCGCGGACACCGCGATCGCCTGGAGCCAGGCCCTGGACACCCCGTCGGGTCCGTCGTTCGGCCTGAAGGTCAGGCACAAGGTCTTCGACAAGCTGGTCTACGGCAAGCTCCGCGCGGTGCTGGGCGGACGCGGCGAGTACGCCATCTCCGGGGGCGCCCCGCTGGGCGAGCGCCTCGGCCACTTCTTCCGCGGCATCGGCTTCAGCGTGCTGGAGGGCTACGGCCTGACCGAGTCCTGCGCGGCCACCGCCTTCAACCCGTGGGACCGGCAGAAGATCGGCACGGTCGGCCAGCCACTGCCCGGCTCGGTCGTGCGCATAGCGGACGACGGTGAGGTACTGCTGCACGGCGAGCACCTGTTCAAGGAGTACTGGAACAACCCGGCCGCGACCGCCGAGGCGCTCGCCGACGGCTGGTTCCACACCGGGGACATCGGCACCCTGGACGAGGACGGCTACCTGCGGATCACCGGCCGGAAGAAGGAGATCCTGGTGACGGCCGGCGGCAAGAACGTCGCCCCGGCGGTCATCGAGGACCGCATCCGGGCGCACGCGCTGGTCGCGGAGTGCATGGTGGTCGGCGACGGACGGCCCTTCGTGGGCGCGCTGGTCACCATCGACGAGGAGTTCCTCGGGCGTTGGTGCGCGGAGCACGGCAAGCCGGCGGGGTCGACGGCGGCGTCGCTGAACCAGGACCCGGATCTGCTGGCGGCGATCCAGGCGGCCGTGGACGACGGGAACGCGGCGGTGTCGAAGGCGGAGTCGGTGCGGAAGTTCCGGATTCTTCCGGCGCAGTTCACCGAGGAGTCGGGGCACTTGACGCCTTCGCTGAAGCTGAAGCGGAATGTCGTGGCCAAGGACTACGCGCACGAGATCGAGGCGATCTACGCGAAGTAG
- a CDS encoding metallophosphoesterase family protein translates to MAPTPGGDRRTRVHVVSDVHGNASGLARAKDGADALVCLGDLVLFLDYADHSRGIFPDLFGAENAHRIVELRTARRFEEAREFQRGLWAGIGVDRATAIETAVRKQYAELFAAFPTPTYATYGNVDVPPLWGEYAAPGTTVLDGQRVEIGGWTFGFVGGGLRTPMRTPYEIDDEEYAAKIEAVGEVDVLCTHIPPEVPELVYDTVARRFERGSTALLDAIRRTRPRYSLFGHVHQPLVRRMRIGATECVNVGHFASTGRPWALEF, encoded by the coding sequence ATGGCACCCACACCCGGCGGAGACCGGCGCACCCGCGTCCACGTGGTCAGCGACGTACACGGCAACGCGAGCGGCCTGGCCCGCGCCAAGGACGGCGCCGACGCCCTGGTCTGCCTCGGTGACCTGGTCCTCTTCCTCGACTACGCGGACCATTCGCGCGGCATCTTCCCCGACCTGTTCGGCGCGGAGAACGCCCACCGGATCGTGGAGCTGCGCACCGCGCGGCGCTTCGAGGAGGCGCGCGAGTTCCAGCGCGGCCTGTGGGCCGGCATCGGCGTCGACCGCGCCACGGCGATCGAGACGGCGGTGCGCAAGCAGTACGCCGAGCTGTTCGCCGCCTTCCCCACCCCGACGTACGCCACCTACGGCAACGTCGACGTGCCGCCCCTTTGGGGGGAGTACGCGGCCCCCGGCACCACCGTGCTCGACGGGCAGCGGGTGGAGATCGGCGGCTGGACCTTCGGCTTCGTCGGCGGCGGCCTGCGCACCCCGATGCGCACGCCGTACGAGATCGACGACGAGGAGTACGCGGCGAAGATCGAGGCCGTCGGCGAGGTCGACGTGCTGTGCACGCACATCCCGCCGGAGGTCCCGGAACTGGTCTACGACACCGTCGCCCGCCGCTTCGAACGCGGCAGCACGGCCCTGCTCGACGCGATACGCCGCACCCGCCCCCGCTACTCGCTGTTCGGCCACGTCCACCAGCCGCTGGTGCGGCGGATGCGGATCGGCGCCACCGAATGCGTGAACGTGGGGCACTTCGCGAGCACCGGACGGCCCTGGGCGCTGGAGTTCTGA
- a CDS encoding SRPBCC family protein, producing MAEHTSSSITIEAAPADVMGVIADFARYPDWTGEVKEAEVLRTDAEGRAEQVRLVMDAGAIKDDQTLAYTWSGPHEVSWTLVKSQMLRSLDGSYVLTPAGAGTEVTYRLTVDVKIPMLGMIKRKAEKVIIDRALAGLKKRVESHP from the coding sequence ATGGCGGAACACACCAGCTCGAGCATCACCATCGAGGCGGCACCGGCCGACGTGATGGGGGTGATCGCCGACTTCGCCCGCTATCCCGACTGGACGGGTGAGGTGAAGGAGGCGGAGGTCCTCAGGACCGACGCCGAGGGCCGCGCCGAGCAGGTGCGCCTGGTCATGGACGCCGGCGCGATCAAGGACGACCAGACCCTGGCGTACACCTGGAGCGGCCCGCACGAGGTCTCCTGGACGCTGGTGAAGTCGCAGATGCTGCGCTCCCTCGACGGCTCCTACGTCCTCACCCCGGCGGGCGCGGGCACCGAGGTCACCTACCGGCTGACCGTCGACGTCAAGATCCCCATGCTCGGCATGATCAAGCGCAAGGCCGAGAAGGTCATCATCGACCGCGCCCTCGCGGGCCTGAAGAAGCGCGTCGAGTCCCACCCGTAG